The uncultured Bacteroides sp. DNA segment TTCTGTTTGCATAGCTGTTATTGCAATAAACTTTGTACAAATGGAAGAATTGACTCTAACCACTCCTGCCCTGCTTTTTTCTGCCGTTTCACTGATTCTGCTCGCGTATACAAATCGTTTCCTGTCTTACGCACAGTTAGTGCGCCTTCTCAAAGACCGGTATGAGGAGAATCCGTCTGCCGTAGCTGCAGCACAAATAGCCAATCTGCGCAAACGTCTTTATCTCACGCGCACCATGCAAGAGCTAGGCATAGGCAGTTTGTTTCTCTGCGTAGTAAGCATGTTTCTTATCTATGTCGGCCTACTCACCCTATCGGCCTACGTCTTTGGCTTGGCACTACTTCTTCTTATTGGTTCGCTAGGGGTTTCCTTACGCGAAATACAGATTTCCACCCACGCATTAGAACTTCATTTAGGCACAATGGAAGGGAAAAAAGAATCTTGACGATTTATTTTCTCGTTACCGATATTGCTTAGAACGTCCAAAATCAATTATATATTCAGTATAGTGATCAATTTACATGAATTATCTTTCAGTATAGTGAAAGATAATTTATATAAATTGACTGCATAACACCTCTTTTTTAATGCAATATATACTGCATTTCATACCAGCTATACACAACTATTTATAGGTTAAAGTTGCAAATGAATCATTTTTAACTTATTCTTATCTTCGATGATTTCAATACCATTATTACAAAGATAAAATCCTATGAATAAATTTAGTCTAAAAAAAACGCCAAAGAGAAGTTTACTCTTCCTATTTCTGATCGTTGCTACTTCCAGCAGCTTCGCTCAATATCTACGTACCTCCTATTTTATGGATAATGCGAACAGCCGTTTACAACTAAATCCGGCTTTTCAACCTACGCGCGGATATGTGAACCTTCCTGTTATCGGTTCGTTTCAAGCAAGTGCTTCTTCCAATACAATGGGAGTAAATGATGTAGTTGACATTTTCAATTCCAAGGAAGATTTTTGGGATAACGACAAGTTTTTCAATCAACTAAAAACAGACAATAAAGCCAATGTCAACATCAACACCAATATCATTTCATTCGGCTTCTATAAAGGAAAAGGATTTTGGTCGGCCAATATCGGAATTCGCAGCGACATCAACGCCTCTATACCCAAAACGATGATGGATTATCTTCATGACGTTAACAACAAAAGCATCGATTTTACAGAAAATTATACCATATACAATGAAAAGATGAATGCCACTGCCTACACTGAAATAGGAGTTGGCTATTCTCGAAAAATCATCAAAAAACTTACTTTAGGTGCCAAAGTAAAAATGTTACTAGGGATTGCCAATGTAAACATGGACATGCAAGAGTTGAGCATAAAAGAAAACCTCACATTTGCAGAAGTTACAAGCCGTGGCACATTAAATACATCGATGAAGGGTGTGGCTGTTAAAACAGAGACCGGCGATGACAGAAAAGAATATGTAGAAAAAGTTGATTTTGACAAGGCAGGTGTGGCCGGCTATGGTATGGGGATTGACTTTGGTGCTACTTATCAGTTGATGGACTATCTCAGTTTATCAGCTTCTCTCATTGACTTGGGATTCATTTCTTGGTCAAAGAACTCCACTACAACAGCCACAGCCAATCAGAAACGTACGATTGAGTACAAAGGATATGCGACTGCTTCTGATGGAGATCTATTAGACTTGGGTTATATGGGATATGCCGTTGATGCCCCAGAATCAAAAACCACCTCTCTGGCATCAACGTTGGTTTTTGGAGGAGAATATTCCTTCTTCGAAAAGATGCTGGGAATCGGAGTATTATCCACCACACATTTCTGCGAGCCTGAAACAATTTCAGAATTAACCTTCTCTGCCAATTATCGACCTAAAAGCTGGTTTAACATTGCGCTTAGCTATTCTACCATGCAAAATGATAGAAAAACATTCGGATTGGGACTCAAAGTCGGTCCTGTCTTCGTAGGCACAGATTATCTGTTTTTGGGGAACGGTTCAGAAACCAGAAATGCAAATGCATACTTGGGCATCACCCTCCCTCTGGGTAGAAGTAAACATGCTTCTCACAACAATTAAGTACTCATCAATCACCTGTTCCAGACAGCCTGACGATCAGATACTTTGAGCATATAAAATAATAAAAGCAGTGAGTATTCTCAAAAAGCTCACTGCTCTAACGATATTGTTTCTAAATCTATTTTCTTTGTCCCAACTGAGAGTCGATGAAGAAGATACCTGCGTCACCGGCTTTCTTGATCTTATCTATAATACTTTGTGCAGTCGCTTCTTCTTCCACTTGTTCGCGAACAAAACTCCACAAGAAATCTTGAGTGGCATTATCCTTCTCGGCAGAAGCCACGCTCACTAAATCATCAATCAGTTTTGATATGTGACATTCGTGCTTGTAAGAATGCTCAAAGACTTCTAGCGGAGTGCCCCATCCGGAAGGAACAACATCAATTTTATCCACTTTTGCTTCACCACCACGCTTAATCACGTAATTGGCCATGGCACAAGCATGCTCTGTCTCTTCTTGAGACTGTCTCTTCATCCATGCTGAAAAGCCGCTATAACCTTCTTTCTCGAAATAGAAAGACATAGATAAGTAAAGATTGGCAGACCAAAGTTCAACAGCGATCTGTCCATTAATCGCTTCTTGTAATTTTTTCGTGATCATAATTTATGAGATTTAGTGAATAATACTTTAAAAAAGAACAAGGGCAGAGGCTCATTGTTCGACAAAAAAAAACGCTTTTTTCCTTTTTACAGAAAAAAGCGTCTTTTTTATCCACTCAGAAAAGAGGAATAATAAGTTTATAAGATTACACCAATTCGTCCGATGTATAGCCTACAGGCAATTCGCGGCAGTTATAACCGGAAGCCATAATTTCGCCATAGGCTCCGGCAGAGCGAAGAGCTATGAGATCGCCACGCTTCACTTTATTCAGATCGATGGACTTGCCAAAGACGTCAGATGATTCGCAGATAGGTCCTACCACATCATACGCCTCAACGGTTTCATCAGAGGTGATATTTTCTATTTTATGATAGGCTTGATAGAGGGCAGGACGAATAAGATCGGTCATGCCGGCATCAAGAATAGCGAACTTCTTATTGGTGCCTTGCTTCATGTAAAGTGCTTTGGTGATAAGACTGCCACACTGCCCCACAACGGCACGTCCCAACTCGAAATGCAATGCTTGTCCGGGACGAAGTTTCAAATGCTCGGCATAGGTCACAAAATAGTTTTGGAATTCGGGAATAGGTTGACGGTCGGGATGATCATAGTTGATGCCTAAGCCTCCACCTACGTTAATAAGTTCTACAATGATGCGACGGGCAAAAAGTTTCTCTTGCAATTCGTTAATCCGGTTGCAAAGTGCTACAAAGTCGCCCATATCGAGTATTTGCGAACCAATATGAAAATGAAGGCCAAGAAATTTGATGTTCTTCATCTCCAATGCGATGTCGACCACACGATCCATATCTTGCATATTGATGCCAAACTTGTTTTCGGCCAGTCCGGTCGTTATGTTGGCATGTGTATGCGCACCTACATTCGGGTTAATACGGAAGGCCACATTGGCGACTTTACCTTTGGCAGCGGCCAATTCGTTGATCACCTCCAGTTCGGGAATAGACTCTACGTTAAAGCAAAAAATATTATAATCGAGCCCCAGATTAATCTCCCAATCGGATTTGCCTACTCCGGCAAAAACAATTCTTTCAGCAGGAAATCCGGCTTTAATGGCTGCGCGAATCTCGCCACCACTCACACAGTCGGCACCCAGCCCACTTTCGCGGATGATGCTCAGGACTTTGGGGTTAGCATTGGCCTTGACAGCATAGTGCACATGGTAGTTGGCATACTGTGCTGCAGCCGTCTTTATGCATGCCAATGTATCTCGCAACACCTTGGTATCGTAATAATAAAAAGGTGTACGGAGTTCACGGAATTTATTAACAGGAAATATACCTTTCATATACAAAGCTTTTAAAGTTGAAAAGAGCGCTTTTATCAAGTTATAAAAGCGCTCAGAATATTTTTTATTTACCGTTGAACAGCATGTCGCTCAGCGATTGCAAGGCTATCTTCTTATCACATTCACGAATGAGGAAGGAGATGTTGTAGTTGCTACCACCAAAAGAGATCATACGCACAGGGATGTTACGCATGGCATCGAGTGCTTTGGCTTCAAAACCTACGTTTTCCCAATCCAGGTCGCCCACCACGCAAATGATGCACATATCCTTATCGACGGTTACCGTACCATACTTCTTCAGGTCGTCCAGAATCTCATTCAGATGCTTTGTGTTGTCTACAGAGACAGACACTCCGACTTCTGAGGTACAAATCATGTCGATAGGAGTCTGATAGCTCTCGAATATCTCAAACACTTTGCGCAAGAAGCCGTGAGCCAGCAACATGCGGCTCGACTTTATTTTGATCGCTGTGATATTGTCTTTAGCAGCTACCGCTTTTATTTTCTCTTTCTCCGTTTCGTTACAGATAAGGGTACCCGGAGCTGTGGGATCCAAAGTATTGAGCAGGCGAACAGGTATGTTGGCATACTTAGCCGGCTGAATGCAGGTAGGATGCAAAATCTTGGCACCGAAATAAGCTAGTTCAGCAGCTTCTTCAAAATGCAACTGACGAACAGGTGATGTTTTATCAACCACACGAGGATCGTTATTGTGCATGCCATCTATATCTGTCCAGATCTGAATCTCCGAAGCATCTACAGCTGCACCGATAAGCGAAGCTGTGTAATCGCTACCACCGCGTTGCAAGTTGTCTATTTCACCATAAGCATTGCGGCAGATGAAACCTTGAGTGATGTATATCTCCGCTTCAGGATACAGATCGAGCTGTGCCAACAGTTTATCTTTGATATACACAGGGTCGGGTTCCGCATTTTTATCAGTACGCATGTATTCCAAAGCCGGAAGCATCACAGACTTCACTCCGCTCTCTTGCAAGTAGAAGTTTACCAGCGCAGTAGAGATAAGTTCTCCTTGTGCCAGCACCACCTTCTCTTCGAACAGTGTGAAAAGATCCTTGGTGTATGAACGGATGTAGTCAAAATGAGATTTTACAACCTCCAGGCCTTTCTGTTTATACTCCGCAGTGGCAAAAAGTTCATCAATATGCTTTTTGTACTTAACTTCCAGCTTATTGATTATCTCGTTAGCACCTTCCGGATTCTTCTTGTACAGATAGTCGGAAATCTCTACCAATGTATTTGTTGTGCCCGACATAGCCGAGAGAACAACAATTTTCTTTTCACCATCGGTAATCAATTTGGCCACTTCTTTCATTCTTTGAGCAGAGCCTACAGAAGTTCCTCCAAACTTTAAAACTTTCATTTTCGTAACTGTATTAAAATGTTATATGTATTAATTATCTCTTTCTTTACTCGCATACTCATCGGTTACATCGGATATGCGGTGTTCTTTGCAACGATAGACCAATCCGGGAAATTCTTTAAGCAATTGCAAGTTGTGTGTGGTCATTATCACAGAGGAGCCTTGGCGGCAAATGCTATGTAACAGTTCCACAATGGCCCTTCCTGTTTCTGCATCCAGATTTCCGGTGGGTTCATCAGCCAGAATGATCGCTGGAGAATTGAGCACCGCACGTGCTATCACAATGCGTTGTTGTTCTCCACCTGAAAGTTCATTAGGCAATTTATACCCCTTATTACTCATTCCGACTTGTTGTAGCACCTCTTCGATGCGTTCTTTTATCTCTTCTTTATTCTTCCAACCGGTAGCTCGCAACACAAACTCGAGGTTATCGTACACCGAACGATCGATGAGCAATTGAAAGTCCTGGAATACAATGCCAAGCTTACGCCTTAGTTGCGGAATGTTCTTACGCTTGATCGTTTTCATGTCATAACCCAAGACATGGGCCTCTCCCTGAGGGATAGTCAGCTCGC contains these protein-coding regions:
- a CDS encoding DUF2721 domain-containing protein: MEELTLTTPALLFSAVSLILLAYTNRFLSYAQLVRLLKDRYEENPSAVAAAQIANLRKRLYLTRTMQELGIGSLFLCVVSMFLIYVGLLTLSAYVFGLALLLLIGSLGVSLREIQISTHALELHLGTMEGKKES
- a CDS encoding DUF5723 family protein translates to MNKFSLKKTPKRSLLFLFLIVATSSSFAQYLRTSYFMDNANSRLQLNPAFQPTRGYVNLPVIGSFQASASSNTMGVNDVVDIFNSKEDFWDNDKFFNQLKTDNKANVNINTNIISFGFYKGKGFWSANIGIRSDINASIPKTMMDYLHDVNNKSIDFTENYTIYNEKMNATAYTEIGVGYSRKIIKKLTLGAKVKMLLGIANVNMDMQELSIKENLTFAEVTSRGTLNTSMKGVAVKTETGDDRKEYVEKVDFDKAGVAGYGMGIDFGATYQLMDYLSLSASLIDLGFISWSKNSTTTATANQKRTIEYKGYATASDGDLLDLGYMGYAVDAPESKTTSLASTLVFGGEYSFFEKMLGIGVLSTTHFCEPETISELTFSANYRPKSWFNIALSYSTMQNDRKTFGLGLKVGPVFVGTDYLFLGNGSETRNANAYLGITLPLGRSKHASHNN
- a CDS encoding ferritin, whose translation is MITKKLQEAINGQIAVELWSANLYLSMSFYFEKEGYSGFSAWMKRQSQEETEHACAMANYVIKRGGEAKVDKIDVVPSGWGTPLEVFEHSYKHECHISKLIDDLVSVASAEKDNATQDFLWSFVREQVEEEATAQSIIDKIKKAGDAGIFFIDSQLGQRK
- the lysA gene encoding diaminopimelate decarboxylase; this translates as MKGIFPVNKFRELRTPFYYYDTKVLRDTLACIKTAAAQYANYHVHYAVKANANPKVLSIIRESGLGADCVSGGEIRAAIKAGFPAERIVFAGVGKSDWEINLGLDYNIFCFNVESIPELEVINELAAAKGKVANVAFRINPNVGAHTHANITTGLAENKFGINMQDMDRVVDIALEMKNIKFLGLHFHIGSQILDMGDFVALCNRINELQEKLFARRIIVELINVGGGLGINYDHPDRQPIPEFQNYFVTYAEHLKLRPGQALHFELGRAVVGQCGSLITKALYMKQGTNKKFAILDAGMTDLIRPALYQAYHKIENITSDETVEAYDVVGPICESSDVFGKSIDLNKVKRGDLIALRSAGAYGEIMASGYNCRELPVGYTSDELV
- a CDS encoding aspartate kinase, which produces MKVLKFGGTSVGSAQRMKEVAKLITDGEKKIVVLSAMSGTTNTLVEISDYLYKKNPEGANEIINKLEVKYKKHIDELFATAEYKQKGLEVVKSHFDYIRSYTKDLFTLFEEKVVLAQGELISTALVNFYLQESGVKSVMLPALEYMRTDKNAEPDPVYIKDKLLAQLDLYPEAEIYITQGFICRNAYGEIDNLQRGGSDYTASLIGAAVDASEIQIWTDIDGMHNNDPRVVDKTSPVRQLHFEEAAELAYFGAKILHPTCIQPAKYANIPVRLLNTLDPTAPGTLICNETEKEKIKAVAAKDNITAIKIKSSRMLLAHGFLRKVFEIFESYQTPIDMICTSEVGVSVSVDNTKHLNEILDDLKKYGTVTVDKDMCIICVVGDLDWENVGFEAKALDAMRNIPVRMISFGGSNYNISFLIRECDKKIALQSLSDMLFNGK
- a CDS encoding ATP-binding cassette domain-containing protein — its product is MDEALIQQPESAEVLIQYTDVEVHQQELCVLSEVNLQLHKGDFVYLVGKVGSGKTSLLKTFYGELTIPQGEAHVLGYDMKTIKRKNIPQLRRKLGIVFQDFQLLIDRSVYDNLEFVLRATGWKNKEEIKERIEEVLQQVGMSNKGYKLPNELSGGEQQRIVIARAVLNSPAIILADEPTGNLDAETGRAIVELLHSICRQGSSVIMTTHNLQLLKEFPGLVYRCKEHRISDVTDEYASKERDN